TTATACTCTTTAACGAAAGTTTGGATGCAATAGTCCACAATATAGAGGAATAGCCCTCGCTTATTCTTGAAATAATGGAATAAGATTCCCTTAGAAATACCTGCCTCCTTTACAATCGTGTTCGTTGAGGAGTTCTCATAGCCTTTCTCTGCGAACTCGTGAATACAGGCATCTAAAATGGTTTTCTTTTTTTCTTCACTTAGGTTTTCAAAATTAGAATACATTTTATATTTCTCCTTATAAAATCTCGGCTCATTATAGAGATTATCTTATGTGGTTCTATGACCGAATTATACGCTCCATTGACCATCTGGTCAATTAAAACTTTATACCTCTTCGAAGGCTATTTGATAACTCAGAAATTCTCCCGATATAAAGAAAATAGCCCGCTTTAGCGGACTATTGAGTAGTTGATATTCCAACAAAATACCAGAAACAAGAGCTTTCAAAAACTATCTGGTTGTTATATACCCTATTTCTCCTTACCATGTCGGCGTATTCAGGTGAGAATTACTTATAGTAAAGTAAGTAAGAAGAAAGGATGTATCTCATGAGACTCTGGCACCAGGACCTCCTAACTTTTTTACCCCGTGCCCAAATCTTGGGTCAGCATCGAGAATGCTGTGCCCTGCGGGGATTGGGGTGGGGAAAGAAACATTCCACTATAGATTACGTGTTCACGTACAGTGTAAAGAGACTTGTTGACTATCATCAGCTTGTTCTCAGAGAAATGGAGAACAGGGGATACAAACCGGACCAACAATGGTATTGTCCTGAATACCGTGGAAAAAACACGGTGCCTTGGACTTGCACTTTGCGTGATGAACTGGATGATATACCAGATGGTCATATCTATCCCGAGCACGATGACGCTTATCGTGAAGAATGCCTCGCTAATCTAAGGAAGAAGGGCATTGAGCTCTTTCCATGAACTCGGACACGATTGCCTGATCCACTCACAAACAGGACATAGTTGGCTCTATTATATGAGTATATTAGAAAAACCGAGGTTGCGCCTCGGTCCTTGATCCTTCAGTCGAAAGAGCTTGTAGTTTTCAAATAAATAATTCTGGTTCTCTTCGTAAAGCAAAATCAATTTCTAATTCATGTTTATGTCTTAAATAATTATCATTATCATAATACTTTGCTTGAGTAGGACATTTTTTAATACAAGCACCGCATTTAATACAAATTCCATTTAATTTAGATACATCTTCATAGTCAATGGAACCCATAGGACAGACATCTACACAAAGCTTACAATTAATACAATCGCTATTTGTTTTTGGAGTAACCTTTCTAATATCAGCAGGACTACCATCTTTATTTTTAGGCATATAATAGTTCCTGTAAGGCGTATTACCCTTTACAGCTACGTTTGAAATATTCTCTTGAGTCGTCATTTTTGTATAGATTTGATTCGCAAAATCACTTACTATGGCCATATCTTTTTCGTCAGGTCTGTTTTTGGCAAGTGTTTTTGAAAATGAATGTTCGCCTATAAATGCCCCAGCAGCAATAACTTTAAAACCGTTCATTTCAAGAAGATGTTTTAATTCTATTAAAGCATCGTCATAATTTCTATTTCCATAAACAACTACAGGAATTGCTAATGCACCATTACCTGTTATAGTACTTAAATATTTCAGTAATATATTAGGAACTCTTCCTGCATAGACTGGAACCCCCAGAATAACAACATCATCTTTTGAAAAAGACACTGGTTCTTTTCTAACTTCCGGTAATGTGAAATCTACATTATGTACAATTATTTCCTTGCCGATGTTCTCAGTAATGTTCATTACAATTCCAGATATTACTTTTTTTGTAGTATCAGTCGCACTAAAATACATCGAATTAAATTGCATACTAAGATCCCCTCCGATACATTTTTAAGTATAAATACTAAATATCACCATCTAATAAGTTATTCGAATTAATTATACTTCTATTAATGCTTATATTACATCCGCATTAAATTAATATTTTGTCAATTTAAATATTCTAACTCTTCAAACACTCTTACTACTAACTTAAAAATACAGATCCTTTTTGGCTCAAACCATATTCCGACGAGTAGGTAAAAAATGGTTTGTAAAAGATATCGTAAATCTTGGGATAAAGGTTACATTACAAAAAGACACTTTTTTGTCTATAAATCACTACCTCTTAGAATAAATAAAAATGAATCGATAAGGAGTTGTTAACATTCATGATTACAGGAGCTGAATCGATTACTGACGTTGTAGAGAAATATCCACAAACTGTTGAGGTCTTTAAAAAGTACGGCATGCATTGTTTTGGTTGCATGGCGGCCCGTTTTGAGAATGTCGAACAAGGAGCTTCAGCCCATGGAATTGATATATCGAGCCTAATTAAAGACTTGAATAAAGCAGTCGAGAACCACTAACCAAAAACTGGAAACCATATGTGTTTTTCTCAATGCCTGATTGCAGTGGACATCTGTCTATTGTAATTAGGCATTTTCGGGGCAGCAATGTATCTCTGCGCAAACCAAAAAAAGTTCTTTGCGCAGGGATATATTATAAAGTACAAAATATTTGATTGAGTCGCTCCATACCCTCGATCAATCTCGGCCCCGGTCGACAAATGGTTTCGCAAGCCAACGGAAATATCCTGTTTTCGCGCACTGCAGAGAGCTGCAACCATTTCTCATTTACGATATCCTCCACCGTTCTCTGACAAATTGGCAGCTTCGCAGTGCATCCTTTACAGCGTCGGGG
The sequence above is drawn from the Desulfosporosinus sp. Sb-LF genome and encodes:
- a CDS encoding TIGR02328 family protein, whose product is MRLWHQDLLTFLPRAQILGQHRECCALRGLGWGKKHSTIDYVFTYSVKRLVDYHQLVLREMENRGYKPDQQWYCPEYRGKNTVPWTCTLRDELDDIPDGHIYPEHDDAYREECLANLRKKGIELFP
- a CDS encoding EFR1 family ferrodoxin (N-terminal region resembles flavodoxins. C-terminal ferrodoxin region binds two 4Fe-4S clusters.) codes for the protein MQFNSMYFSATDTTKKVISGIVMNITENIGKEIIVHNVDFTLPEVRKEPVSFSKDDVVILGVPVYAGRVPNILLKYLSTITGNGALAIPVVVYGNRNYDDALIELKHLLEMNGFKVIAAGAFIGEHSFSKTLAKNRPDEKDMAIVSDFANQIYTKMTTQENISNVAVKGNTPYRNYYMPKNKDGSPADIRKVTPKTNSDCINCKLCVDVCPMGSIDYEDVSKLNGICIKCGACIKKCPTQAKYYDNDNYLRHKHELEIDFALRREPELFI
- a CDS encoding DUF1858 domain-containing protein: MITGAESITDVVEKYPQTVEVFKKYGMHCFGCMAARFENVEQGASAHGIDISSLIKDLNKAVENH